A stretch of Triticum aestivum cultivar Chinese Spring chromosome 1D, IWGSC CS RefSeq v2.1, whole genome shotgun sequence DNA encodes these proteins:
- the LOC123183095 gene encoding auxin response factor 15 has product MAGIDLNTVEEDEEESSAELLLAGSGGGGDCSSQSQSHSHSHSHSQTHSGHGQASSSVAAATPPRPSAVCLELWHACAGPVAPMPRKGGVVVYLPQGHLDHLGDAPAPSPAAVPPHVFCRVVDVTLHADASTDEVYAQLSLLPENEEVVRRMREATEDGSGGEDGETVKQRFARMPHMFCKTLTASDTSTHGGFSVPRRAAEDCFPPLDYSQQRPSQELVAKDLHGTEWKFRHIYRGQPRRHLLTTGWSAFVNKKKLVSGDAVLFLRGDDGELRLGVRRAVQLKNGSAFPALYSQCSNLGTLANVAHAVATKSMFQIFYNPRLSQSEFIVPYWKFTKSFSQPFSVGLRFKMRYESEDAAERRYTGIITGTGDADPMWRGSKWKCLLVRWDDDGEFRRPNRVSPWEIELTSSASGSHLAAPTSKRMKPYLPHANPEFTVPHGGGRPDFAESAQLRKVLQGQELLGYRTHDGTAVATSQPCEARNLQYIDERGCSNNVSNNVLGGVPSHGVRTPLGIPYHCSGFGESQRFQKVLQGQEVFRPYRGSLVDARMRNGGFQQQDGPYASGLLDKWRAQQQHAFGFGPPAPVLPSQPSLSPPSVLMFQQADPKVSRFEFGHGHLDKNVDDPYARFVSAEGIGRGEQTLSLRPHLGSEVIDSRVAVENKGVAPTNSCKIFGISLAEKVRARDEMGCDDGGANYPSPTQPLKQQVPKSLGNSCATVHEQRPVVGRAIDVQQWI; this is encoded by the exons ATGGCGGGGATCGACCTCAACaccgtggaggaggacgaggaggagtccTCCGCGGAGCTGCTGCTCGCTGGGAGCGGTGGCGGCGGGGACTGCTCCTCCCAGTCGCAGTCCCACTCCCACTCCCACTCCCACTCGCAGACCCACTCCGGCCACGGCCAGGCGAGCTCGTCCGTGGCGGCCGCGACGCCGCCGAGGCCCAGCGCGGTGTGCCTCGAGCTGTGGCACGCCTGCGCGGGGCCCGTGGCGCCCATGCCGCGCAAGGGCGGCGTCGTCGTCTACCTCCCGCAGGGCCACCTCGACCACCTCGGCGACGCGCccgcgccgtcgcccgccgccgtgCCGCCCCACGTCTTCTGCCGCGTCGTCGACGTCACGCTCCAC GCGGACGCGTCCACGGACGAGGTGTACGCGCAGCTCTCGCTGCTCCCCGAGAACGAG GAGGTGGTCCGGCGGATGCGCGAGGCCACGGAGGACGGGagcggcggcgaggacggcgagaCCGTCAAGCAGCGCTTCGCGAGGATGCCGCACATGTTCTGCAAGACGCTCACCGCCTCTGACACCAGCACCCACGGCGGCTTCTCCGTtccgcgccgcgccgccgaggaCTGCTTCCCCCCTCTG GACTACAGCCAGCAGCGGCCGTCTCAGGAGCTGGTCGCCAAGGATTTGCACGGCACCGAGTGGAAGTTCCGCCACATCTATCGAG GCCAGCCGCGCCGGCACCTTCTAACCACCGGATGGAGTGCGTTTGTCAACAAGAAGAAGCTTGTCTCCGGGGACGCTGTACTGTTTCTGCG GGGCGACGATGGGGAGCTTAGGCTGGGAGTACGCCGCGCGGTTCAGCTGAAAAATGGATCTGCTTTTCCGGCGCTTTATAGCCAATGCTCGAATCTTGGTACACTAGCTAATGTTGCTCATGCTGTGGCTACAAAGAGCATGTTCCAGATCTTCTATAACCCCAG GTTAAGTCAATCTGAATTCATCGTACCCTACTGGAAGTTCACCAAAAGCTTTAGCCAACCATTTTCTGTTGGATTGAGGTTCAAAATGAGATATGAAAGTGAGGATGCTGCTGAAAGAAG GTACACAGGGATAATTACTGGAACTGGTGATGCAGACCCTATGTGGCGTGGTTCAAAGTGGAAATGCCTGCTG GTAAGGTGGGATGATGATGGTGAATTTCGTCGACCAAACAGGGTATCTCCTTGGGAGATTGAGCTGACCAGTTCAGCTTCAGGATCCCATCTGGCCGCACCAACTTCAAAGCGGATGAAGCCATACCTTCCCCATGCTAATCCGGAATTCACAGTTCCAC ATGGAGGTGGTCGCCCTGATTTTGCTGAGTCTGCACAACTCCGCAAGGTCTTGCAAGGTCAAGAATTATTGGGTTATAGAACTCATGATGGTACTGCTGTTGCTACTTCACAGCCATGTGAAGCAAGAAACTTGCAGTACATCGATGAACGAGGTTGCTCTAACAATGTGAGTAACAATGTCCTAGGGGGAGTCCCAAGCCATGGtgtgagaacaccacttggaaTTCCCTACCATTGCTCTGGCTTTGGGGAGTCTCAGAGATTCCAAAAGGTCTTGCAAGGTCAAGAAGTTTTCCGTCCGTACCGAGGAAGTCTGGTTGATGCGCGCATGAGAAATGGCGGCTTTCAACAACAAGATGGTCCTTATGCATCTGGTCTGTTGGATAAATGGCGCGCTCAACAACAGCATGCATTCGGTTTCGGGCCACCAGCACCAGTTCTACCGTCTCAGCCATCGTTATCACCACCTTCTGTGCTGATGTTTCAGCAGGCTGATCCAAAGGTCTCTCGATTCGAGTTTGGGCATGGGCACTTGGATAAGAACGTCGATGATCCGTATGCTAGGTTTGTCTCCGCTGAAGGCATTGGAAGGGGAGAGCAAACATTGTCGCTCCGGCCTCATCTTGGTTCAGAAGTGATTGATAGCCGTGTTGCAGTTGAGAACAAGGGTGTTGCACCTACCAACAGTTGCAAGATATTTGGCATTTCTCTGGCTGAAAAGGTTCGGGCAAGGGATGAGATGGGTTGCGATGATGGTGGTGCCAACTATCCATCTCCAACGCAACCCTTGAAGCAGCAAGTGCCGAAATCCCTCGGCAACAGTTGTGCCACT GTTCATGAGCAGAGGCCTGTTGTCGGCAGGGCGATCGACGTCCAACAATGGATATGA